One region of Natronorubrum aibiense genomic DNA includes:
- a CDS encoding replication factor C small subunit → MSEADAEAAEPTPGKTEVWIEKYRPKRLDEIKGHENIVPRLQRYIEQDDLPHLMFAGPAGVGKTASSQAIAREIYGDDWRENFLELNASDQRGIDVVRDRIKDFARTSFGGYDHRIIFLDEADALTSDAQSALRRTMEQFSNNTRFILSCNYSSQIIDPIQSRCAVFRFTELSEDAIEAQIREIAEIEGITVTDDGIDALVYAADGDMRKAINALQAAAVMGETVDEETVFAITSTARPEEVEAMVDHAIDGDFTAARAALEDLLMERGLAGGDVIDQLHRSAWEFDIPEQATVRLLERLGEVDYRITEGANERLQLEAMLASLALENE, encoded by the coding sequence ATGAGCGAGGCCGACGCCGAGGCGGCGGAGCCAACACCCGGCAAGACCGAGGTCTGGATCGAGAAGTATCGGCCGAAACGGCTCGACGAGATCAAGGGCCACGAGAACATCGTCCCGCGACTGCAACGCTACATCGAGCAGGACGACCTGCCGCACCTCATGTTTGCAGGACCGGCGGGTGTCGGGAAAACTGCCAGTTCACAGGCTATAGCCCGCGAAATATACGGCGACGACTGGCGCGAGAACTTCCTCGAACTCAACGCATCGGACCAGCGGGGGATCGATGTCGTCCGCGACCGGATCAAGGACTTCGCACGCACCTCGTTTGGCGGCTACGACCACCGCATCATCTTTCTCGACGAGGCCGACGCGCTGACCAGCGACGCCCAGTCGGCGCTGCGCCGGACGATGGAGCAGTTCTCGAACAACACGCGCTTTATCCTCTCGTGTAACTACTCGAGCCAGATCATCGACCCGATCCAGTCGCGCTGTGCCGTCTTCCGGTTTACCGAACTCTCCGAGGACGCAATCGAGGCCCAGATCCGCGAAATCGCTGAGATCGAAGGGATCACGGTGACAGACGACGGGATCGACGCGCTGGTGTATGCGGCCGACGGCGACATGCGGAAGGCGATCAACGCCCTGCAGGCCGCCGCCGTCATGGGCGAGACCGTCGACGAGGAGACCGTCTTCGCGATCACCTCGACGGCCCGTCCCGAGGAGGTCGAGGCGATGGTCGATCACGCTATCGACGGCGACTTCACCGCTGCCCGCGCCGCCCTAGAGGACCTCCTGATGGAACGCGGCCTCGCCGGTGGTGACGTCATCGACCAACTCCATCGCTCGGCTTGGGAGTTCGACATTCCTGAACAGGCGACGGTTCGCCTGCTCGAGCGCCTCGGCGAGGTCGACTATCGGATCACCGAAGGCGCAAACGAGCGCCTGCAACTCGAGGCGATGCTGGCGTCGCTGGCACTCGAAAACGAGTAG
- a CDS encoding ATP-binding protein, whose protein sequence is MTNTSRLQTVLYLAGSEAAAREGAAALEAVPSGRERTVYPLSTASAGAPSTWVVDVDCVVFAETPTTVSGASLLEVSEACGETPLVLFTDASYAPRAAHATDGVDGYVRKGTDDAVSHLADEIEWVCRDAADSEPSDAFRAAFDALPEPALRYERTDGRLLVRAVSDRFVDIFEIDRAAVVDCPINGDEGVAPPGLEGRTAVLSDVIQSAKSRQFDSRHDTAIGVRTFQLTIVPCAPEATGQPLQGLVIYRDVTENTQQAQTLAATQSRLERVADVLEDDIRTSLTVADSYLAAAERTGTREQFAAVKEAQTRLRAHVDDLAAIARRDECVGELEPVAIHDVARQAWATVAADDAELVAPEDTDRLLEADKRQLQALFEHLFRVILECDQADDERAGDAAVVVRGTDDGFAVGGCDADSVALESAPTSAPRLATDGTGTDIEPVARIVDAHGWTVSTTNDETQTTVVVSGVEGAEIGS, encoded by the coding sequence ATGACCAACACCTCGCGGCTACAGACGGTGCTCTACCTCGCCGGGAGCGAGGCGGCGGCTCGCGAGGGAGCCGCGGCCCTCGAGGCCGTCCCGTCGGGCCGGGAACGAACGGTCTATCCGCTGTCGACGGCGTCGGCCGGGGCACCGAGTACGTGGGTGGTCGACGTCGACTGCGTCGTCTTCGCCGAGACGCCGACGACCGTCTCGGGGGCCAGCCTGCTCGAGGTGAGCGAGGCGTGCGGAGAGACACCACTGGTGCTCTTTACCGACGCCTCGTACGCGCCGAGGGCAGCACACGCCACTGACGGGGTCGACGGCTACGTACGAAAGGGGACCGACGACGCCGTCTCGCATCTCGCAGACGAGATCGAGTGGGTCTGTCGGGATGCTGCCGATTCGGAACCCAGCGATGCGTTCCGGGCCGCCTTCGACGCCCTTCCCGAGCCGGCGCTGCGATACGAACGCACCGATGGCCGCTTGCTCGTGCGTGCAGTCTCCGACCGCTTCGTCGACATCTTCGAGATCGACCGCGCGGCGGTCGTCGACTGCCCCATCAACGGCGACGAGGGAGTCGCCCCACCCGGACTCGAGGGACGAACGGCCGTCCTGTCCGACGTGATCCAGTCAGCCAAAAGCCGACAGTTCGACAGTCGCCACGACACCGCAATTGGCGTCCGGACGTTCCAACTGACCATCGTCCCCTGTGCACCCGAGGCGACTGGCCAGCCACTACAGGGGCTTGTCATCTACCGCGACGTCACCGAAAACACACAGCAGGCACAGACACTGGCTGCCACCCAGTCGCGACTCGAGCGGGTCGCCGACGTCCTCGAGGACGATATCCGGACGTCGCTGACCGTCGCCGACAGCTATCTCGCGGCTGCCGAACGGACTGGAACCCGGGAGCAGTTCGCGGCGGTCAAGGAGGCACAGACGCGACTGCGAGCGCACGTCGACGACTTGGCCGCGATCGCCCGTCGAGACGAATGCGTCGGCGAACTCGAGCCCGTCGCCATACACGACGTCGCCCGGCAGGCGTGGGCCACTGTCGCAGCCGACGACGCCGAACTCGTCGCCCCCGAGGACACCGATCGACTCCTCGAGGCCGATAAACGACAGTTGCAAGCGCTGTTCGAACACCTTTTTCGGGTGATCCTCGAGTGCGACCAAGCCGACGACGAGCGAGCCGGTGACGCCGCTGTCGTCGTCCGCGGAACCGACGACGGGTTCGCCGTGGGTGGCTGTGACGCAGACAGTGTAGCACTCGAGAGCGCACCCACCAGTGCTCCCCGACTCGCGACCGACGGCACCGGGACCGACATCGAGCCGGTCGCACGCATCGTTGATGCGCATGGCTGGACGGTCAGCACAACCAACGACGAAACGCAGACGACAGTCGTGGTCTCCGGCGTCGAGGGCGCCGAAATCGGCTCGTAA
- the alaS gene encoding alanine--tRNA ligase, whose protein sequence is MSELADEYRLEYFEEEGFERKECPSCGAHFWTRDHDRETCGEPPCEEYGFIDNAGFDDEYSLEEMREAFLSYFEDHDHERIDPYPVAANRWRDDVLLTQASIYDFQPLVTSGETPPPANPLTISQPCIRMQDIDNVGKTGRHTMAFEMMAHHAFNTREDVDEDEYAYYGEVYWKDKTVELCDGFFESLGVDLDEIIYIEDPWVGGGNAGPAMEVIFRGVELATLVFMSMEQDPDGEYEMKDGNRYSPMDTYIVDTGYGLERWTWVSQGTPTVYEAVYPDMIEFLKDNAGLEHTDEEEQLVHRAAKLAGHMDIDEAEDMETARGEIAAELDVDAAELEALMEPLEDIYAIADHCRTLAYMLGDGIVPSNVGTGYLTRMVLRRTKRLCDTVGVDAPLDELVDMQAERLEYENRDTIRDIVRTEVEKYRETLERGGRRVETMAEEYAEKGEPIPVEELIELYDSHGLQPDMVEEIAAEAGAEVDVPDDFYSLVAKRHDTPEAAKAADKSEDARFVDLPETEKLYYDDQQRTQFEAVVLDVFEREEGYDVVLDQTMFYPEGGGQPADRGTLSTDDTTVEVTDVQIEDGVILHRTDESPGKGEFVNGQVDGTRRRQLMRHHTATHIVIHAARQVLGEHIRQAGAQKGVDASRIDMRHYARISREDVKQIESLANNIVMDNTAVTQEWPDRHDAEAEHGFDLYQGGIPPGEQIRLIHVDEDVQACGGTHVARTGDIGAIKVLNTERVQDGVERITFAAGDAAIESTQRTEDALYGAADVLDVAPEDVPDTAERFFEEWKARGKEIEDLKEQLAAARAGGGGGGEEVDVGETTAVIDRIDADMGELRATANALVEEGKIAVLGSGESGAQFVVAVPDDSGVNAGEVVGELAGRVGGGGGGPPDFAQGGGPNVDDLDDALEDAPDVLRQVQDA, encoded by the coding sequence ATGAGCGAACTGGCGGACGAATACCGCCTCGAGTACTTCGAGGAGGAAGGATTCGAGCGAAAGGAGTGTCCGAGTTGTGGCGCTCACTTCTGGACCCGAGATCACGACCGGGAAACCTGTGGTGAGCCGCCGTGTGAGGAGTACGGCTTCATCGACAACGCCGGCTTCGACGACGAGTACAGCCTCGAGGAGATGCGCGAGGCGTTTCTCTCGTACTTCGAGGACCACGACCACGAGCGGATCGACCCGTACCCGGTCGCGGCGAACCGCTGGCGTGACGACGTCCTGCTGACGCAGGCGTCGATTTACGACTTCCAGCCGCTGGTGACCAGCGGGGAGACGCCGCCCCCGGCGAACCCGCTGACGATCAGCCAGCCCTGCATTCGGATGCAGGACATCGACAACGTCGGCAAGACGGGCCGCCACACGATGGCCTTCGAGATGATGGCCCACCACGCGTTCAACACGCGCGAGGACGTCGACGAAGACGAGTACGCCTACTACGGCGAAGTCTACTGGAAGGACAAGACCGTCGAACTCTGTGACGGCTTCTTCGAGTCGCTGGGCGTCGATCTCGACGAGATTATCTACATCGAAGATCCGTGGGTCGGCGGCGGCAACGCCGGCCCTGCGATGGAGGTCATCTTCCGCGGCGTCGAACTCGCCACGCTCGTCTTCATGTCGATGGAACAAGACCCCGACGGCGAGTACGAGATGAAAGACGGGAACCGCTACAGCCCGATGGACACCTACATCGTCGACACGGGCTACGGCCTCGAGCGCTGGACCTGGGTCTCCCAGGGCACGCCGACGGTCTACGAGGCGGTCTACCCCGACATGATCGAGTTCCTCAAAGACAACGCGGGACTCGAGCACACCGACGAGGAAGAACAGCTGGTCCACCGCGCCGCCAAGCTGGCGGGCCACATGGACATCGACGAGGCCGAGGACATGGAGACCGCCCGCGGCGAGATTGCCGCCGAACTCGACGTCGACGCCGCCGAACTCGAGGCACTCATGGAGCCCCTCGAGGACATCTACGCGATCGCGGACCACTGTCGGACCCTCGCGTACATGCTCGGCGACGGCATCGTCCCCTCGAACGTCGGCACGGGCTATCTTACCCGGATGGTGCTTCGCCGAACCAAGCGCCTCTGTGACACCGTCGGCGTCGACGCGCCGCTTGACGAACTCGTCGACATGCAGGCCGAGCGCCTCGAGTACGAGAACCGCGACACGATCCGCGACATCGTCCGCACCGAAGTCGAGAAGTATCGCGAGACGCTCGAACGCGGCGGTCGCCGGGTCGAGACGATGGCCGAGGAGTACGCCGAGAAGGGTGAGCCGATCCCGGTCGAGGAACTGATCGAACTCTACGACTCCCATGGCCTCCAGCCGGATATGGTCGAGGAGATCGCCGCGGAAGCGGGTGCCGAGGTCGACGTCCCCGACGACTTCTACAGTCTCGTCGCCAAGCGCCACGACACCCCCGAGGCCGCCAAGGCGGCTGACAAGAGCGAAGACGCCCGCTTCGTGGATCTTCCGGAAACGGAGAAGCTGTACTACGACGACCAACAGCGCACCCAGTTCGAAGCCGTCGTCCTCGACGTCTTCGAGCGTGAGGAGGGATACGACGTCGTCCTCGACCAGACGATGTTCTACCCCGAAGGCGGTGGCCAGCCCGCGGACCGAGGGACACTCTCGACGGACGATACGACCGTCGAGGTCACAGACGTTCAGATCGAAGACGGCGTCATCCTCCACCGAACCGACGAGAGCCCTGGCAAAGGTGAGTTCGTCAACGGGCAGGTCGACGGCACCCGCCGGCGACAACTCATGCGCCACCATACAGCGACGCACATCGTCATCCACGCGGCCCGACAGGTGCTCGGCGAGCATATCCGACAGGCTGGTGCCCAGAAAGGCGTCGACGCCTCCCGGATTGACATGCGCCACTACGCCCGCATCAGCCGCGAAGACGTCAAACAGATCGAGTCGCTCGCCAACAACATCGTGATGGACAACACGGCTGTCACCCAGGAGTGGCCCGACCGCCACGACGCCGAGGCCGAACACGGCTTCGACCTCTATCAGGGCGGGATCCCGCCGGGCGAACAGATCCGGCTGATCCACGTCGACGAGGACGTCCAGGCCTGCGGTGGGACCCACGTCGCCCGCACCGGCGATATCGGCGCGATCAAAGTGCTGAACACCGAACGCGTCCAGGACGGCGTCGAGCGAATCACTTTCGCCGCCGGCGACGCCGCGATCGAGTCCACCCAGCGCACCGAAGATGCCCTCTACGGCGCTGCGGACGTCCTCGACGTCGCCCCCGAGGACGTGCCGGACACGGCGGAACGCTTCTTCGAGGAGTGGAAGGCTCGAGGCAAGGAGATCGAGGACTTGAAAGAACAGCTCGCCGCGGCCCGCGCCGGCGGCGGTGGCGGCGGCGAGGAAGTCGACGTCGGCGAGACGACGGCCGTTATCGACCGGATCGACGCCGACATGGGTGAGCTGCGCGCGACCGCGAACGCGCTCGTCGAGGAGGGCAAGATCGCCGTCCTCGGCAGCGGCGAGAGCGGTGCCCAGTTCGTCGTCGCCGTGCCGGACGATTCAGGCGTCAACGCCGGTGAGGTCGTCGGCGAACTCGCCGGCCGCGTCGGCGGCGGCGGCGGCGGCCCACCAGACTTCGCTCAGGGTGGCGGCCCGAACGTCGACGACCTCGACGATGCGCTCGAGGACGCACCCGACGTGTTGCGGCAGGTTCAGGACGCCTGA
- a CDS encoding alpha/beta fold hydrolase, translating into MPTATNGSVSLYYDREGDGDPVVFVSDAGLGGWSWGWQHAALAGPAEVVVWDLRGTGRSDAPPGPYTLETLVADLEAVLADCNIRKAHLVGCGLGGAIALRAARDSSRVETLTLFGTAASGDAYALEPLFAPLDDREALRESLAAGFSDDFVASQPDVLDGIVDWRIDGDAERAGWEAQAAALEDFDARDWLVEVTQPTRVIHGSEDELVAPSAGQALARGLPRGEYTELEGAGHLCFIERSRTVNDRLVGWLADNE; encoded by the coding sequence ATGCCCACCGCTACCAACGGCTCCGTCTCGTTGTACTACGATCGTGAGGGCGACGGCGACCCCGTCGTCTTTGTCTCCGATGCCGGCCTCGGCGGCTGGTCGTGGGGCTGGCAACACGCGGCCCTCGCCGGCCCCGCCGAGGTCGTCGTCTGGGATCTGCGCGGCACGGGCCGCTCCGACGCCCCGCCCGGGCCCTACACTCTCGAGACGCTCGTCGCCGACCTCGAGGCGGTCCTCGCCGACTGCAATATTCGAAAGGCGCACCTCGTCGGCTGTGGCCTCGGCGGGGCGATCGCGCTCCGTGCCGCTCGAGACTCGAGTCGCGTCGAGACGCTGACGCTCTTTGGCACCGCCGCAAGCGGCGACGCCTACGCCCTCGAGCCACTGTTTGCACCGCTGGACGACCGTGAGGCGCTTCGAGAGTCGCTTGCGGCCGGGTTCTCTGACGACTTCGTCGCGAGCCAGCCCGACGTGCTCGACGGCATTGTCGACTGGCGTATCGATGGCGACGCAGAGCGAGCGGGCTGGGAGGCACAGGCCGCCGCGCTGGAGGACTTTGACGCCAGAGACTGGCTGGTCGAGGTAACCCAGCCGACGCGGGTGATTCACGGCAGCGAGGACGAACTGGTCGCCCCTTCGGCTGGGCAGGCGCTCGCGCGTGGCTTGCCCCGCGGGGAGTACACCGAACTCGAGGGCGCGGGCCATCTCTGCTTTATCGAGCGCTCGCGGACAGTCAACGACCGACTCGTCGGCTGGCTCGCGGACAACGAGTAG
- a CDS encoding MFS transporter produces MARARLLASLCGLVFLINLARIIFAPLLNVFIGEFAIGEGTAGLIVTLAWIGSASLRLPTGWVLTKVPRHQVVLGSGVILAGSSAFAATAATVPHLMAGAFLMGIASGVYFVSANPLLSELYPSRVGRVMGIHGAANQIAAVIAAPFVVLTLLVDWRLSLWAIAAGAAVVTAYTWLAARGTEMPAAGADDRDFVAGALSEWRLIVTALALVGAASFVWQGLFNFYEIYMQTKGLSDRAAGTMLTIVFAAGVPAFYFGGDLADRLPHVPYLLGIVGTFSASMFALTMVDGLLPLLVLTSVIGFVIHTLFPATDTYLLDTLPDSTRGSAYAVFSSSWMLMQALGSWVVGLLIESGLTYDAVFGGAAALLGASVVVLVVLERTNRLPS; encoded by the coding sequence GTGGCCCGCGCTCGACTCCTCGCATCCCTCTGTGGACTCGTCTTCCTCATCAATCTGGCCAGAATCATCTTTGCGCCGCTTTTGAACGTCTTCATCGGCGAGTTCGCGATCGGCGAGGGGACGGCCGGCCTCATCGTGACACTCGCGTGGATCGGCAGCGCCTCGCTGCGGCTCCCAACCGGCTGGGTGCTCACGAAAGTTCCACGCCATCAGGTCGTGCTCGGTTCCGGCGTCATCCTCGCAGGGTCGTCCGCGTTCGCCGCGACCGCGGCAACCGTCCCACACCTCATGGCGGGAGCCTTTCTTATGGGAATCGCTTCTGGGGTCTACTTCGTCTCGGCGAACCCGCTGCTGAGCGAACTGTACCCCTCCCGCGTCGGGCGCGTCATGGGAATCCACGGGGCAGCCAACCAGATCGCCGCAGTGATCGCCGCCCCGTTCGTCGTGCTCACGCTGCTCGTCGACTGGCGGCTCTCGCTGTGGGCGATCGCCGCCGGTGCGGCGGTGGTGACGGCCTACACGTGGCTCGCCGCGCGGGGAACCGAAATGCCGGCAGCGGGGGCGGACGACCGTGACTTCGTCGCCGGCGCGCTGTCGGAGTGGCGGCTCATCGTAACCGCACTGGCACTCGTCGGCGCGGCGTCGTTCGTCTGGCAGGGGCTGTTCAATTTCTACGAAATCTACATGCAGACGAAAGGGCTCTCGGATCGGGCCGCGGGAACGATGCTCACGATCGTGTTCGCCGCCGGCGTCCCCGCGTTCTACTTCGGCGGCGACCTGGCAGATCGGCTCCCACACGTCCCGTACTTGCTCGGTATCGTCGGGACGTTCTCCGCGAGCATGTTCGCGTTGACGATGGTCGACGGGCTGCTTCCGTTACTCGTCCTTACCAGCGTCATCGGATTCGTCATCCACACCCTGTTTCCCGCGACGGATACGTATCTGCTCGACACGCTCCCGGACTCGACACGAGGCAGCGCCTACGCCGTCTTTAGCTCGAGTTGGATGCTCATGCAGGCACTCGGCTCGTGGGTCGTCGGACTCCTCATCGAGTCCGGACTGACGTACGATGCAGTGTTCGGCGGCGCTGCTGCCCTCCTTGGCGCGTCGGTCGTCGTCCTCGTCGTCCTCGAGCGAACGAACCGGCTCCCGAGTTGA
- a CDS encoding AMP-binding protein, with translation MTLSLARRAEHFPDRTAVIDVSEERLYAPAETIYEDRVTYDELSALATHTGRQLSALGLEAGDTLCLVTRNRVASLALFVACRRLGVTFAPISHWLTPATVTRPFDCIDPDLVVFEAAQRDLVRSIPFDRSVTLSELEAADRESSGSDGHDRTTRAESDTPQLLLHGDGGHPVVGYSARTLEWNCISTAVTWGLSGDDVVPLVGPLSTPDGFVRVALALLYVGGTLLLDRAFDPGDTLTAIEAERATFLAGRTSSLTDLAAESRFDDAAGSLERVVVEGSLSADARDRYHDCSISLARARGWLECPTALSQSFSTVADSASVGRPVLDCRARLVDDGTVLEGDATGRLELSGLVVADGYVNTAGTADDEWDEPTTSQRSNETGTDSRRRFDDDWFHTGERFRRDGDGRYYPQ, from the coding sequence GTGACTCTCTCGCTGGCTCGTCGGGCCGAGCACTTTCCCGATCGGACGGCGGTCATCGACGTCTCCGAGGAGCGGCTGTACGCGCCTGCGGAGACGATTTACGAGGACCGCGTCACCTACGATGAGCTGTCGGCGCTTGCGACGCATACTGGCCGCCAGCTCTCGGCGCTTGGCCTCGAGGCCGGTGACACCCTCTGTCTCGTGACGCGAAACCGGGTCGCCTCACTCGCACTCTTCGTTGCCTGTCGTCGCCTCGGCGTGACGTTCGCGCCGATCTCCCACTGGCTGACGCCGGCGACCGTCACGCGTCCATTCGACTGTATCGACCCTGATCTCGTCGTCTTCGAGGCGGCCCAGCGCGACCTCGTCCGGTCGATTCCGTTCGACCGTTCGGTGACGCTCTCGGAACTCGAGGCTGCTGACCGCGAATCGAGCGGCAGTGACGGCCACGACCGGACCACTCGGGCCGAATCCGATACTCCGCAGTTGCTCCTCCACGGTGACGGCGGCCACCCGGTCGTCGGCTACTCGGCACGAACGCTCGAGTGGAACTGCATCTCGACGGCCGTCACGTGGGGGCTATCAGGCGACGACGTCGTCCCGCTCGTGGGGCCGCTGTCGACCCCAGACGGGTTCGTTCGCGTCGCGCTGGCGCTGTTGTACGTCGGCGGCACGCTCCTGCTCGACCGGGCGTTTGACCCCGGCGACACGCTGACCGCCATCGAGGCGGAGCGGGCGACGTTCCTCGCGGGCCGCACGTCGTCGCTCACTGACCTCGCAGCCGAGTCGCGGTTCGATGACGCCGCCGGATCGCTCGAGCGAGTCGTCGTCGAGGGATCGCTTTCAGCCGATGCTCGCGACCGATACCACGACTGCTCGATTTCGCTCGCCCGCGCCCGCGGCTGGCTCGAGTGTCCGACCGCGCTCAGTCAGTCGTTTTCGACGGTTGCCGACTCTGCGAGCGTCGGCCGACCGGTTCTCGACTGCCGCGCACGGCTGGTCGACGACGGCACCGTCCTCGAGGGCGACGCTACAGGACGACTCGAGCTGTCGGGGCTGGTCGTCGCCGACGGCTACGTAAATACTGCCGGTACTGCTGACGACGAGTGGGACGAGCCCACGACCAGTCAGCGCTCGAATGAGACGGGAACCGACAGCCGCAGGCGGTTCGACGACGATTGGTTCCACACTGGCGAGCGGTTCCGACGCGACGGCGACGGACGCTACTATCCGCAATGA